One stretch of Rhea pennata isolate bPtePen1 chromosome 23, bPtePen1.pri, whole genome shotgun sequence DNA includes these proteins:
- the LOC134150414 gene encoding protein argonaute-1, whose amino-acid sequence MEAGPSGAAAGAYLPPLQQVFQAPRRPGIGTVGKPIKLLANYFEVDIPKIDVYHYEVDIKPDKCPRRVNREVVEYMVQHFKPQIFGDRKPVYDGKKNIYTVTALPIGNERVDFEVTIPGEGKDRIFKVSIKWMAIVSWRMLHEALVSGQIPVPLESVQALDVAMRHLASMRYTPVGRSFFSPPEGYYHPLGGGREVWFGFHQSVRPAMWKMMLNIDVSATAFYKAQPVIEFMCEVLDIRNIDEQPKPLTDSQRVRFTKEIKGLKVEVTHCGQMKRKYRVCNVTRRPASHQTFPLQLESGQTVECTVAQYFKQKYNLQLKYPHLPCLQVGQEQKHTYLPLEVCNIVAGQRCIKKLTDNQTSTMIKATARSAPDRQEEISRLMKNASYNLDPYIQEFGIKVKDDMTEVTGRVLPAPILQYGGRNRAIATPNQGVWDMRGKQFYNGIEIKVWAIACFAPQKQCREEVLKNFTDQLRKISKDAGMPIQGQPCFCKYAQGADSVEPMFRHLKNTYSGLQLIIVILPGKTPVYAEVKRVGDTLLGMATQCVQVKNVVKTSPQTLSNLCLKINVKLGGINNILVPHQRSAVFQQPVIFLGADVTHPPAGDGKKPSITAVVGSMDAHPSRYCATVRVQRPRQEIIEDLSYMVRELLIQFYKSTRFKPTRIIFYRDGVPEGQLPQILHYELLAIRDACIKLEKDYQPGITYIVVQKRHHTRLFCADKNERIGKSGNIPAGTTVDTNITHPFEFDFYLCSHAGIQGTSRPSHYYVLWDDNRFTADELQILTYQLCHTYVRCTRSVSIPAPAYYARLVAFRARYHLVDKEHDSGEGSHISGQSNGRDPQALAKAVQVHQDTLRTMYFA is encoded by the exons ATGGAAGCGGGACCCTCGGGAGCAG CTGCAGGCGCATACCTGCCACCCTTGCAGCAGGTATTTCAAGCGCCGCGTCGGCCCGGGATAGGAACTGTCGGGAAGCCCATCAAGCTCTTAGCCAACTACTTTGAAGTGGACATTCCCAAGATCGATGTGTATCACTATGAAGTGGATATCAAACCCGACAAATGTCCGCGCAGAGTCAACAG GGAAGTCGTGGAATACATGGTGCAACACTTCAAACCTCAGATCTTCGGCGACCGAAAGCCAGTCTACGATGGGAAGAAGAACATTTACACTGTCACGGCCTTGCCCATTGGAAACGAGCGG GTCGACTTTGAGGTGACGATCCCCGGGGAGGGCAAGGACAGGATATTTAAGGTCTCTATCAAGTGGATGGCGATCGTGAGCTGGCGCATGCTCCATGAGGCCTTGGTGAGCGGGCAGATCCCCGTTCCCTTGGAGTCTGTCCAGGCGCTGGATGTTGCCATGAGGCACCTGGCCTCCATGAG GTACACTCCCGTGGGTCGCTCCTTCTTCTCGCCCCCAGAAGGTTATTACCACCCGCTGGGAGGCGGCAGGGAGGTCTGGTTTGGTTTCCACCAGTCAGTCAGGCCTGCCATGTGGAAGATGATGCTCAACATTGACG TGTCGGCCACGGCCTTCTACAAAGCGCAGCCCGTCATCGAGTTCATGTGCGAGGTGCTGGATATCCGGAACATAGACGAGCAGCCCAAGCCGCTGACGGACTCGCAGCGAGTGCGCTTCACCAAGGAGATCAAAG GTCTGAAAGTAGAGGTTACCCACTGCGGGCAGATGAAGAGGAAATACCGCGTGTGTAACGTTACCAGGCGACCGGCCAGCCACCAGAC GTTTCCCCTGCAGCTGGAGAGTGGTCAGACGGTGGAGTGTACAGTGGCTCAgtattttaagcagaaatacAACCTGCAGCTGAAATACCCTCACCTACCCTGTCTCCAGGTTGGCCAAGAGCAGAAGCACACGTACCTGCCCTTGGAG GTGTGTAACATCGTGGCAGGCCAGCGGTGCATCAAGAAGCTCACAGACAATCAGACGTCAACCATGATAAAAGCGACGGCCAGGTCTGCCCCAGACAGGCAGGAGGAGATCAGTCGCCTG ATGAAGAATGCCAGCTACAACCTGGATCCGTACATTCAGGAGTTTGGCATCAAGGTGAAAGACGACATGACGGAGGTGACGGGGAGGGTCCTGCCAGCACCCATCCTGCAGTATGGAGGCAGG AACCGGGCCATTGCAACTCCCAACCAAGGCGTGTGGGACATGCGAGGGAAGCAGTTCTACAACGGCATTGAGATCAAAGTCTGGGCGATTGCTTGCTTTGCCCCGCAGAAGCAGTGTCGAGAAGAGGTGCTGAA GAACTTTACAGACCAGCTGCGCAAGATCTCCAAGGACGCAGGGATGCCAATCCAAGGCCAGCCCTGCTTCTGTAAATACGCCCAAGGTGCAGACAGCGTGGAGCCCATGTTTCGGCACCTCAAGAACACCTATTCGGGCCTTCAGCTCATTATTGTCATCCTGCCGGGCAAAACGCCGGTGTACG CCGAGGTGAAGCGCGTTGGGGACACCCTCTTGGGAATGGCCACGCAGTGCGTCCAGGTCAAGAACGTGGTGAAAACCTCCCCACAGACCCTTTCCAACCTCTGCCTCAAGATCAACGTCAAGCTCGGTGGGATCAACAACATCCTTGTGCCTCACCAGCG TTCTGCCGTCTTTCAGCAGCCGGTGATCTTTCTCGGGGCTGATGTCACTCACCCGCCAGCAGGAGATGGGAAGAAGCCCTCCATAACAGCC GTCGTAGGCAGTATGGATGCCCACCCCAGCCGGTACTGTGCCACGGTGCGTGTGCAGCGTCCTCGCCAGGAAATCATCGAGGACTTGTCCTATATGGTGAGGGAGCTCCTCATCCAGTTCTACAAATCCACCCGCTTCAAACCCACCAGGATCATCTTCTACCGCGACGGCGTTCCCGAGGGGCAGCTCCCGCAG ATCCTTCACTATGAGCTTCTGGCAATCCGAGACGCCTGCATCAAACTGGAAAAGGATTACCAGCCTGGCATCACTTACATCGTCGTCCAGAAAAGGCATCACACCCGCCTCTTCTGCGCGGACAAGAACGAGCGG ATTGGGAAGAGTGGGAACATCCCAGCAGGAACAACAGTGGATACAAATATCACCCACCCCTTTGAGTTTGACTTCTACCTGTGCAGTCATGCAGGCATTCAG ggTACGAGCCGGCCGTCCCATTACTACGTCCTCTGGGATGACAACCGGTTCACCGCGGATGAGCTGCAGATCCTCACCTACCAGCTGTGCCATACGTACGTGCGCTGCACCCGCTCCGTCTCCATCCCGGCCCCGGCCTACTACGCCCGGCTGGTGGCGTTCAGAGCCCGCTACCACCTCGTGGACAAGGAGCACGACAG CGGCGAGGGCAGCCATATATCTGGACAGAGCAACGGCAGAGACCCCCAGGCCTTGGCGAAGGCTGTGCAGGTTCATCAGGACACTTTACGTACCATGTACTTTGCTTGA